The nucleotide window TAACCCGACATGAAAGTTTCGCACTGCAACCCAATTGGGATAAAAAAGGCATTGCAGTATGGaccaatataaatattgtaatattccacCCTTTGCGGTAAAGTTGTGAGATATTTGAGAAACACACTGggattagggtttgagagttctgattaattatatcttgctcttttcatcatagagaaattttttctcttgtcttgcccatggacgtagaccttacggttgaaccacgCTAAATCTtatattattcttcttctcttttcaatactgtgtgattgtgcaaTTTGTGTGTGTACCTTAGATTTGTGTACTTATTGTAACATTAACCTTCCATCGCGTGCAAGATTCTCGAAAATATCATTGGCAGCTCTCTTTGCTCGTTGCTCATCAGTGACATCTACCTCATTTCCATCAGCATCAGTATTGCAGGCCTAGAAGAGTTTAGGCAGCCCTCGAATAGATTCAATAAACTGTTTCCTGGAGTCTGAAGAGAGGCCATCAGCTTCCATTGTTACCTCTTCCTTCTTCGAAAGAGATATAAGAACTTTACGGTTACAGATTGCTTTTTTAATCCTGCCAAACAATGTGTGTGCGTGGGATGAACCCACTACAGAAACTAACAAAGTTTTCAGAAGCCACATGGCGGTTCCAATGAGACATCCTAATAGACCATCTTTTAGAATCTTGGTGGCGCGGCTTTGATTAGCCCCACTGTGAAACAACACACCCCAAGTTAGAGAAACAAAATTAGCCAAATAAAAACAATAACGCTTTTCTTCACTCCATGCACAAAATAAATCACCttctcatcaaaccctaacttccaaACCAAGGAATCCAGAGCTTCTACCAACAGGTAAGCAATAAATATACCACAGAGAATAGCCAACATCAGCAAACACCATTTCCATAATCCcgaacccaaaatcacaaacctGTGCAATCTATCCACAGTCAAGCAAGCAATTAAAAGCCCCATAATGCACAAAAATGCGATTAAATCCAGAAAGAAGAACACTAATTTCCCTTTCACACCCTTCTTTATTTCCGGGTGATCTACTTGCTGGACTTTTGGAGGCATATTGGAAGTTGGGTTTTGAACACTGCCTCTACGAGTCTCGCTCTCTTCTAATTCTTCTTCTGAGGTTGGGATACTGAAATCTGCCATGCTTTTAGTTTCCTACTTTGGCAATCGAACCGTATTTCTTTCTCTGAAACTCAAAATTCTGACATATTCATATACATAAGAAACATTAAACGTTCAGAAATTTCCCCTCAAAAAGcaagaaagaaaatttaattaagagAGAGAGGCTATAAAATTTTTCTAATATGCTTAATCATAGACCCTTATATATAAAGATCAGCTAAAAATACCAAACAAAATTACATTACACTTGAGCCTAGCTAAGGCAACTCAATGTTGTGACACATCCAAAACAGGAGTGTTTGTTTCGCAAACGAAAAGtagtagaaattaattaattaaactcgaaACAGATCATAGCTTCAGAAAAAAACTTTATCAATTTGAATCAATGCAAGCAATGCTGTTCCCACATGCCTATTCATTCATATTTCGTTGGATTCTTTTCtcgtaaaaataattaaaaaggagATATTCTTCATGCCTAATTAATAATGGCAAGAAACCATAATATTAATCCACGAGTTGCATGGCAGAAAGGAAATGCTTATAATTGTTTATTGGTTTGGCCACAAAAGGATGTGGAAAATACAGGGCTCTTAATTATTTCCTTTTAATACTAACGAAAGGAATCAAATTGACAACTTGTGATTGCTTAGCCAACACTCAATTTCGAATGAGATTCTATATCTTGGGTTGGTTTCATCTCAGTCTTTAAGtatatattttaaaaagaaattaaaaacacTATTATTAATCTTTACTAGCTGCCCAATTCTGAAGTAAATTTAGATTCAtcaaacataaagatcatgacaTTGATTATTTATCGCTCAAAAAAGGCAACCATTTGTAATCAGAATATATCATTCTCTGTGATAAGAATGTCAACAATAAGTATCTGACCTAGATAAGTATTATTCTCTGgattgttaattttttttgtcaGAAATAGAATATACACACACAGCTTAGTGATGGAAAATAATACCGATTGTTGTTAATTTCTACTTGTTAAATTCGGAGAGAGTATTgatcaaattataattaaaatgaattaattgtaATTTGACCAACACTCTCTCCTAATTTAACATGGTATCACAGTCCGGACTGGTTTGTGAGTTTTAGCCGGCCATAAAACTGTATAATTGGGCATGtattagataaaaaataaaaataaaaataaaaagtaattatcCAGTGATAACCATATGGTTGCACCTAAAGGGAGGAATATTAGAATCATCGAAATAATATTAAGTAAAAAGGCAATATATAAGTCAATCTTACAACCCAACAACTTATATATTGCCATTTTATTTCATATTCTTTCGATATGGGATCCCAACACTACTAATTAACCTGGAAAGTCATAGAAGGAAATAAAGTTGAAATTCCATGTAATTAATGTAACCTCTCCAAAGATTTCTTGAATTTAGAGATTTTTAATCACTTTCAGTCAATTATATTATTTAGGTAAAAGATCCATTTTAATTCTTGAAAAAAAGAAAACCTGAATGGTTATTTAATCTCTAACATATTAATTAAAAGAGTCAATCAAATTCACATATTTTAAAATGGCTCAATTAAGCCCAAATTTCATAGAGTTTTCTTTTCTTAATCCCCACAAGCCGGTATATATCCCTAACTTCCACCTCTTAATTACTCCAgcctcttatatatatatatatattcaaactcATTTTTTATAAAGTTTGTGCTTAATTGAGTTATTTTAAAAGATATGTGGATTTGACTGATTCTTTAAATTTGATGAGGGCTTAAATAAGTATTAAGTGTTTTTTAAGGATTAAAATAGGCTTTTTACCTATTACTTATAGACTAAACTAATCAAATTACTCACATTATGCACTTATTTATAATCACATGCTGCTTAATTTATGAATAATATGATAGATTGTGTCTATATAGGATTTCTCGACCTAAATCCAATAGAACTAAAATTATTTCCATCTTTattttctcaatttctaaaaTGGATTCATCAAACACCAATTTCACGATGAACTTTCTCTCATTTGTTTGAATACGTGTAGAGTTTATATGTTTAACTTTATCTGATTAAGAAATCAATGAAGGATATAAATTAAAAactgttaattttaattaaattgatctGTAAAATCTATATTTAGGGTTGATAGCAGTTGATGGAAGTTGTCAAGGAACATAGCTACTGAGATTAGCAACTTAAGGAAGCTATAAAGGAATAATCAATCAAgaaattgagaaaaaaatggaaagataaataaaaaaaaataatccaATAAgagaattaaaattatattaattgttGAATATGTGTAAAGGTATAGATTTTTCATATAACAACTCTATTTATAGATAAATACAATATGATCCTAACTAACTAAAAATTCTATTTATAAAAGAAATTACAAATTTAACCTAATTAAAAACCTTACTCAAGTTGTTGAAATATttacaaaaattctaataaactaTATGAGCTTCGTTAAGAGCtccatgaatatgattattgtaaacgaaaagtagaaattaattaattttgggtTTTCTTTTTTGAAATGTATTTAGAGAGTGTTtgatttagctatttacttttaacttttgatttaaaaagtattttttaacttataagtaaattattttgtaaaactatttaaaattaacttttaaataacttaaatatttgGTTAAAAAGTAATAAAAGAGACTTTtattaaaatgacaaaaaatgataTATCATTAAGTGTTATAGTTGTTagaatgagaataatattgacatttttaaaaattattaagataatataGTTTTTTACTTAGTGAAAgagtatatttaaaataaattgataaattataagtaaaaagtttttttttagcTCTGCCTTATTTTATAtagtttttttaacttataaactaAATCATATACTAATCTACTTGTGACTTTCTACTTATAATAGACTTGATCGACTTATAAGCCAACCAAACACCCACTTAACAATCTATAAATAGATAGAGATAACAACCATGAACTGATGAACACTGCACACCATCGAAAAgcaataaatcaattttttttttctgttaatGATTCCTGAATTAATAAAACTCAGACAAAGACTATAAACTACAAATCtaaaattataacaaaaaataaaggtaaacaaagaaagatgaaaatgaaaacaGTTAGATTTTCACAATACcatatttatgatattttatttataatattttaattattaaaataatatatattaaaaattttattttcttataatttttttaaccAACTTTAATTAGAAGTAAAATATATTCACACtaatgaataattaaatttaattgattattaaaaataacaaattatgataatattatatcacATATGCGAGCGCAGTGTGCAAATCCATATTAGACCCAAAGATTTGCATTTTCTATATTTCACAAGGACTTCTAATTTTAGATAGGATTTCTAATTTTAGATAGATTCTTTATTTTTGTTAGataagttttatttatattttctagtTTATTTAAGACTCTAAAATATTAGTTCTATTTAATTTAGGtctttaaatatattttctatttagactaaaactctttaattcatTCCTACTTATATTAAGATTTAGAATTCTATAAATAccaattgtatttttattatgtaCAAGTTTCAAATTTATTCAATGAAGTTTTCTTCTTTATAAAGctagtttatttttttttatcttagacTTTGGATTAAATCTTATGTTTATTTTAAGATCTTGGATTAGATCTTGTTTATTTTCAAGGATTTGATTATGTGTCGATCCTTTTCCTCGCTAAACGCTGTGTTAGGTAGTATCAGAATAGAAATTTCACCTTCATTACGATGGCTAATActaatggtggtggtggtggcaatcAACCTCATGACAATGATCAGGGGTTACCAGCTATTTGGAGGGAAATCGAAAAGCATCAAAATTCTATAATAAAAATTATGCGACAATTGCAAGAGATTCGCCACTTATTGGGAATTCGTAATTTTGAGAAAAAAATCATAAATAGAATCAAGCCGGAGGAGCTAACTACGGTAGAGTTAATTATGATTTTGTTTTCTTTAATTCTAAAGAATACTTATTACTAATGATGAATATAGGAGAACTGGTATTCAAAACTTGTGTACTTCAATAGAAACAAAGAATGTAGAGGTGGAAGCAAATCTCATTGAGACATCAAAAGATTGGGAGCAACCTACATAAGAAAAACAACTTGAAGTTGAACACCCTAAACTTAAAGGATTTGAAATTGAAGAATCTAAAACTTTGATTTTATTTCCTTTCACTATGGTGAATgacgaagagtttgaagaaagTGTCTTAAGGAATGAAGAATAACAAACCATGGAGATTTCAATGGAACTTGAAGAACAATCAACAATGGAGAAATCAATGGAGATTAAAAATTTATCTAACCCTCTAACTCCAATTATCTTGGTTGATTTTATTTGTCCATATGTTCTTATTGATACGAGGAACAACATGAAATTGCTCAATTCAATTTTGTTTAAGTCAACTTTATTGATATCAGTCAAGAAGAAGACATGGTATGATCTTTCAATggagtttttttatttttcaacactTTCAAATTCGAGGTCGAATTTTCTCTAAAGTGTGGATGAATGACGCAGTATGCAAATAGATATTAAACCCAAAGACTTGCATTTTTCATATTTCACAAGAACTTCTAGTTTTAAATAGATTCTTTATTTTTGTTAGATAAGTTTTATTTATGTTTCCTAGTTTATTTAAGACtttaaaatattagttttatttaatttaggTCTTTAAATATGTTTTCTATTTAgactaaaattttttaattcattcCTACTTAGATTAGAATTTAGAATTCTATAAATACCCATTGTATTTTCATTATGTACAAATTTTCAGATTTATTCAATGAAATTTTCTTCTTCATAAAGCTAGTTTGTTGTATTTTATCTTAGATTAGAATTAAGTCTTGTGTTTATTTTAAGATTTTGGATTAGATCTTATTTATTTTCAAGGGTTTGATCATGTGTCGATCCTTTTCTGTGCTTTGATGCAACATGTAGCGCGAAAAAAGATCAACATATGATCAAaacctttaaaaataaataagatcTAATCCAAGatcttaaaataaatataaaacttAATCCAAATCtaagataaaataaagcaaaCTAGTTTTATGAAGAAGAAAACTTCCTCGAATAAATCTGAAAACTTGTATATAATGAAAATACAATGGGTATTTATAGAATTCTAAATCCTAATCTAAGAATAAatgaattaaagagttttagtctaaataaaaaatatatttaaagacCTAAATTAAATAGAACTAATATTTTAGAGTCTTAAATAAactagaaaatataaaataaaacttatctaacaaaaataaataatctatctaaaactaaaagtccttataaaatatgaaaaataagtcTTTGGGTCTAATATGGATTTGCACACCATGTCATTCATCCATATTTTAGAGAAAattcaacctcaaattttaaagtgtaaaaaaaaaaaaaaaatctctattgGAAGATCACACTATGTCTCTTTTTTGAATGATATCAATAAACTTGACTTGAACAAAATTGAATTGAGCAATTCCATGTTGTCCTTTGCATCCATAAGAACATCTGGGCAAATAAAATCAACCAAGATAATTGGAGTTAAAAGGTTAGATAAATTTTTAATCTCCATTGATTTCTCCCTTGTTGATTGTTCTTCAAGTTCCATTGAAATCTCCATGGTTTGTTGTTTTTCATTCCCTACGATACTTTCTTCAAACTTTTCGTCATTTACCATAGCGAAAGGAAATAAAATCAAAGTTTCAGATTCTTCAATTTCAAATCCTTTAAATTTAGGGTCTTCAACTTTAGGTTATTTTTCTGATGCAGGCTGCTCCAAATCTTTAACATCCTTTGATATCTCAATAAGATTTGCTTCCACCTCCACATTCTTTATTTCTGTTAAAGTACACAAGTTCTGAACACCACTTCTCCTATATTCATCATTAGTAATAAATGTTCCTTTTAAAATTAAAGAGAACAAAATTATAATTGACTCTACCGTGGTTAACCCCTTTGGCTTGATTCAATTTATGATTTCTTTTCTCAACATTATGAAATCCTTGCTCTAATATCACCTGACGCAGCGTGTAGCATGAAAAAAAATCGACACACAATTAAACCCTTAAAAATAAAGAAGATCTAATCCAAGATCTTAAAATAAATACAAGACTTTATCCAAAGTCtaagataaaataaagtaaactaactttatgaagaagaaaacttcattaaataaatttgaaaacatgtacataatgaaaatataataagTATTTATAGAATTCTAAATCATAATCTAAGTAGgaatgaattaaaaaattttagtcTAAATAGAAGATATAtttgaaaatataaattaaatagaacTAATATTTTAAAGTCTTAAatagattaaaaaatataaataaaaattatctaACAAAAATAAAGAATCTATTTAAAACtaaaaattcttataaaatataaaaaacacAAATCTTTGAATCAGATATGGATTTACGCATAGCAtcagtataaaaaaaattaaaaaatacatatatatttaaattacaaatttatataatgaataaattaaacgtgtaatgtatattaaaataaaaattaatttattaaaatataagataaaaatttttttattaaaatattaattaaataatttattaatgtaATCTTTATAATTATTGCGCGTCGCGCAAGGTTTCGACTACTTTTAATGTATAGAGGGCAGATAACACACTGGACAATTTGTCCTTCAAAGTCTACCCGCGTCAGTAATACAGCGCAGCAAAATTTCAATCCGCCTCCTTAGCCCTCCAACCTCATACTCATTTTTTATAAAGTTTGTGCTTAATGGAGTTATTTttaaatctatatatatatatggatttgGGTGACTCCTTTAATTTGATGAGAGCGTAAATAGGTATTATTAGGTATTTTTTAAATAAGGACTAAAATAGATTTTTTATCTATTATTTatagattaaattaatttaattatttcacaTTATACacacttatttataattatatattgttattttattatgaatattaTGATAGATAGTGTCTATTTAAGAATTTCGACCTAAATCcaatacaattaaaattatttttatctttattttctcaatttttaagaaCTGTTCATTGTAATTAAATTGATCTGTAAAAATCTATATTTAGAGTTCACAGTAGTCAATGGATGTTATCAAGGAATATAATTACCGAGATTAGCATCCTAAGGAAGATATAAAGGAATAATCAGTAaagaaattgagaaaaaaaaaaaagaaaaataataaaaaaaagtgaaGAAAGAAAATAATCCACAAAGATAATCAAGAGAATTTTAAAGAATTAGATTAATTGTTGAATACAATAACCCTATTCATAGATAAATACAATATAATCCTAACTTAACTAAAAATTCTATTCATAAAAGAAATTACAAACCTAAGGTAATTAGAAATCTTACTCCAGTTATTGAAATATTTacaaaaattctaattaattatAAGAAAATTCTAGTATAAACCTAATTTATCATAGATTCAAAATACCAAGTATTTAATAAGTGAATCCCACTATATATTGGGTTTCAATAAGAGcccataaatattttttttattaaaaaatagaaaTGCATACACAGAAACAAGATTAGACATATTGATAAAATTATAGTGATTTTATTAAGACCCATCATCCTATATAAGCGCTATGCACGCACACTTCATATATCTAACGTGAAATCCGAAATATCAGCCCATAAATATATCTGGTGTAAAAGAAaactatatattaattaatttcaagtTTCATTTTTAAAtgtgtttaataatttataagTCGACAGGGATAACAAATATGGACTGATGAACACTGCACACCATCGAAAAGCAACAAATTAAATTCTTCTGTCAATAATTCCTGAATTAATAAAACTCACGAAGACTATAAACTACAAATCTAAAATTATAACAAAAATAAAGGCAAATAAAGAAGGACGAAAATTAAAACAGTTAGATTTCCACAAAACATGAACTCATGGCTAATTTACTTATCATTAAGAGACTCCATCgcccttttctttgattttctacttctttCATGCCGTCTGCAAAAACTCGTTCTTCAAATTACTTGGCTCAAAATCGGATTTAAAGGGAAAAACTTCTGTATCCATCATATTAGTGTTCTTGTCCAGTCTCACTATATCGGCGCTGTTTCCATTCTTAAACTTGAAAAATATGACTTTGTAGAATCCTGTCATCAGTGCAATATCAGCATTGTAAAAGTCACCAGGATTTGTGTATTTCTCTATTTCTCTTAAACATTCAATACTGATGCTCTGTCTCTTACTCCATTCTTTTTTCTCATAACTTTCCATTACCCACAAGTCCATGAAGCTATTATCTCTTCCCTTGCAGATTAGAGCAAGCTTCCCCTCATACTCAGTGAGCTTTTTGTATCCGTAAACATCACTCTCATAAATTGGAGAAGGGAGTGAAAACATGCTATAATTCTCTATGTCTTCATGGAATGCTAAAATATTATCTTTAGTGGTAAGCCAGTGAACGGAACCACAAGCTGATACTGTTGGCTCGAAACTTTTAAGGAACTCACCATACGAAAATTCTACTTCTTGCAGCTGCTTCCATGCCCTTGTCATTGAATCAAAAAGCTCGCATCTAAGGTGATACCTTTTATGGATACCCGAAGGACTCGAGAATCTCACTATCCTGTAGTGCAAAGGATTTGATTTCAACACAATCATGGCAAAACCTTCAGTGAAATATCGAGTCTTAGGATTTGGAATGATTTGCCATTCTTCAGTACTAGGCTTGCAAACATAATAGCAAGGAATTCTCCCCATATAATAACTACAAAGCAAAATACCTTGGCTTGTGGATGCCTCAATCTTTACAGGAACACGTAAGAAATCAAGGGATAATTTATAATCTGAACAAATATTATCAACAAAGGTGGAAGAATACTTGTTACGCCTCAAGTTTTGCACAAAATACCCAGATATGGTTTTGGTTCTCTGGCAATGGAGATTCATGAAATCTGACTGATAAGTGAGACTATTAATTTCCTTGGAAAGAAGCCTGCATTTAGCTAGAGTTTTCAAGGATGAACGTGATAAAATCTCGATGATGATATCTAAGTTAAAATCACGAGACTCCATTgaaagaaaagaataattgattcaaCAAAACAAACGATGATGATGTACGTAGCTGGAGAAAGTTAGGAGACCATATATAGAGGAAAGAAAGCCGAGTTTATATGTATTCGGACTAACTTGGGAAGAAAGGAAGCTTGGGTGGTTGTGTCTCAATAGGATTAGTAGTAATCTAATAGTTGTCCATCTCTTTCTTGGATACTgtattatttttttcctttacGGCCAAGTCATTGTCTACTAATAAGATACTAAtgattcaattgaatttaatgtCTTACTAATTTCATGTCCTGTAAAATAAAGAGCATTAATTGCATGTGTTTATTTGATaaacaaatataattaagaatatatTTAAATACAGAATTATACCCGTTGGCCCTTATAATGAGATTTCTTgtaattcaaaaataaataaataaataaataaatattttctaaaaaaaataattaaatacagaattataaataaaattatttattcaaactcTACGATGGAGTATAATTCTTATAAAAGAatttgttaattaatttatttttattcatatCAACCATTCTATTAATATAACATTTAAATCCAAatgtttttattataaaatataattaaacaaaatttaaattttaattaaaaattttaagttatttaaaatatttatatataaatactaattataatatataatgtcataatttttaaattaatttttaattttacaatatagttaatatttatttaatattttactaATTAAAATTTACTTTGACTCCGATTAAATCTtaaacttttaatcatatgttttaattgatttttgATCCGGTTGAATTTGAAAACATTGATGAATACTATAAAATATATGTCATGCGACTTTCAATTATTGAGCATCAAGGGGAACATGTTCATTAACTTTAGAAATTTTTAGTGATCGATAGATTAGCTTTTTTTTCGTTTatatattcattttttttctcttttaaatttGATACTTTTAGACATGAGGAGTAAGAGTTAAATTTACAAATAAAATGTATAAACGACTCAATCATtttttagaattaaaaaaaatgcaaaatagTTGATTTTGTCAGAGTAATTTAttgttttttaaattaaaaaaaaagaataaaatagttTGAAATGATTACTTTTTTTCCTtgaacaattttttttaattaaataatataaaacgaATCAAAACAATTGTATAGGAAATTTTAACATTTAAATATCACCCAATAAACTAAACATCTTTgcattattttctctctttttttattgATATTGAGCAATTGAATATTCATATGGTTGAATTCAAATATTATTTAATCTTTAGTTAAATAATATggatcaattatatatatataattattatataatttaagtaCATACTCTGGTTGAATTATAATTAAGAAGTAATTAATAAAAGATATAATGCTATGTACTTATTATATAAAATACGAATAGTATATTATTATGAGGAGCAATTAATAAAAAATCAAGCACATATTATAATGTTATGTATTAATTATATGGTTAAGGTACgcatattaaatttaattgtaatatatttaataattaatttaagtatACTAATTGAATTAtaatgagcaaataatgaaaattttatcACATATTATAGTGATATGTACTAATTATATACAGATAAGATATGCATGGTACACTTAATTGTAATatattttgtcacgacccaacctatgggccggatcggcactaggacctgggccagcctaaagcccctgagatccgaagtaagcctaattattccttaatctaactctaaggcccatttgggcccaatttcaagaaatcaactggaTAGAgttcgaccataaaatggacctttcaacggggagtttttgactcactcgacctgtaaacacaataaatgctcaattggggagctcagctcaccctccacatactcatatcatcataaaaataaatgggagctcagctccctcatccagtctatcaaacatgcatgtgataataattttacaggtccaaaataacaatttatattacaaacccaaatcaattaaatacttctaacacatgcgaaaattctagaagtttataggtttatacaaaaataaataaacgaCCTgcaagggagaaaagcaggttaacctcaaaaatatcctcctgtggcctaaaaaatattaaacaggagtgagcgttcgactcagagagtaaaatatcaattttaaccataatctctataactatctaaaactaatgcaccctgtagagtgaaatgcagcatcagcaataaactcacatcataacagcaaaaaggtaatttggagcactcacacacccaataatatcagtcataatatatgggagttgatccactatacagctctcttaaattcaacctgtgctagcgaagaactcaagccagactttcgcttaatatcccaaatcggggtcccagcgaagaactcaagccgtgactactcccgaaggatcgagtcccagcgaagatctcaagccgtgtctacccgtcctatccatagtccacaccacatcacacgcacgccaacgcacgcacactgctccaaattaccacaacaacatacatggcactttcacagttatgaatgcaacataaatcatgcctaaagtttatctacatagatatacacatataagtgatgcatgggcatgtttgaacatataataatattgaaattacaattaaaattaatattttactcacagacctgacagcaatcactgtgacggctgggaagaggaagaaggctgtcccggctcacctgacaattacattacaattatttaatataattgactcaatacaaatcaagaaaaagactaaatacgtcctaagtcgtgctgaaaatccggtagagtctcccctatacctaggacctacccaacctgcaaaagggctcaaaacacacttctatattcacaatctatatatccacaactcaatcacatcacacagcccctcctgggcccatcaaatcagtcatccatcacaatatgtaaaatttcaatttagtccttataattgatcatttttgcaaa belongs to Hevea brasiliensis isolate MT/VB/25A 57/8 chromosome 4, ASM3005281v1, whole genome shotgun sequence and includes:
- the LOC110665846 gene encoding F-box protein At5g49610-like, with product MESRDFNLDIIIEILSRSSLKTLAKCRLLSKEINSLTYQSDFMNLHCQRTKTISGYFVQNLRRNKYSSTFVDNICSDYKLSLDFLRVPVKIEASTSQGILLCSYYMGRIPCYYVCKPSTEEWQIIPNPKTRYFTEGFAMIVLKSNPLHYRIVRFSSPSGIHKRYHLRCELFDSMTRAWKQLQEVEFSYGEFLKSFEPTVSACGSVHWLTTKDNILAFHEDIENYSMFSLPSPIYESDVYGYKKLTEYEGKLALICKGRDNSFMDLWVMESYEKKEWSKRQSISIECLREIEKYTNPGDFYNADIALMTGFYKVIFFKFKNGNSADIVRLDKNTNMMDTEVFPFKSDFEPSNLKNEFLQTA